A DNA window from Patagioenas fasciata isolate bPatFas1 chromosome 1, bPatFas1.hap1, whole genome shotgun sequence contains the following coding sequences:
- the LOC136112142 gene encoding maestro heat-like repeat-containing protein family member 2B isoform X9 → MRRMRALRALCPCVCPPSRASSPEDRDRATGTVPEAVDTFVAIGTSRLKQLQDHEGERVDTYRELERALQGEDGCLPSGVVNRLITEALGDLRAAQGVMDDVKMATSDFLVALAHSHFYFVMAELQSHLKVVGKVPDEAVLVTLGKMAGSYALRCVPFAGATLLALRRTLSWAGSGRTLRTICGVLERWSEAITVYLCSQKRRPFPRSRAAQLCGDIYPLFHHAVVNWLGCKEERDNRAVLGVVAAVVGVLVCEQRHCQRAREQLLWLLCQHQRVQDTSRVTENLGHILQMLGGGQTPTARGSALATCTTGHRQVPGVTEVPGLACKAKPSRPMMLQAQTCPAAVLRSQLRHRSKTQRVSTLSLLGELARSDTPVARQKLPQGVLAMQLVCTDPSVQVRRAVLEFMRELLSSSSQSCWPWDVVAHIFREYSRSSGRLAAGGLFAWEPQEDRALRAPHVDILGSLDVSRRGMSQLQWPRLLQYVVPAQCSGVLIPLSRCLRALLERRERAGCEEEEEPDAVDSQEQGRAESSLDSAEWEQHVLKLFLYEALGTALAGCRDLSHVQGQVLMFLQDTDSVELSETQGMISVVSHAAETHFNLVLDTVTALTRDRFYETSMGWKHRTVIICSAQNPVV, encoded by the exons ATGAGGAGGATGAGGGCGCTCCGAG cTCTCTGTCCATGCGTGTGTCCCCCGTCCAGAgcctccagtcctgaggacagagaCCGGGCAACCGGAACTGTCCCTGAGGCTGTCGACACCTTTGTGGCCATTGGGACATCTCGGCTGAAACAGCTGCAGGACCATGAG GGCGAGCGGGTGGACACGTACCGGGAGCTGGAGCGTGCCTTGCAGGGAGAGGATGGCTGCTTGCCCAGTGGTGTCGTGAACCGCCTCATCACAGAGGCCTTGGGTGACCTGCGAGCAGCCCAG GGTGTGATGGATGATGTGAAGATGGCCACCAGTGACTTCTTGGTGGCTCTGGCCCACTCCCACTTCTATTTCGTCATGGCTGAGCTGCAGAGCCACCTGAAGGTGGTGGGGAAGGTCCCTGATGAGGCTGTGCTCGTCACCTTGGGCAAGATGGCTGGCAGCTATG CCCTGCGCTGTGTCCCCTTCGCGGGAGCGACGCTGCTGGCCCTGCGCAGGACACTGAGCTGGGCGGGGAGCGGCCGGACCCTGCGCACCATCTGCGGGG TTCTGGAGCGATGGTCCGAGGCCATCACCGTGTACTTGTGCAGCCAGAAGCGCCGCCCCTTTCCTCGCAGCAGGGCAGCACAGCTCTGTGGAGACATTTACCCGCTCTTCCATCACGCGGTGGTAAATTGGCTGGGCTGCAAGGAAGAACGG gatAACCGGGCTGTCCTGGGTGTGGTGGCTGCCGTGGTTGGTGTCCTTGTGTGtgagcagcggcactgccagcgtgcccgggagcagctcctctggctcCTGTGCCAGCACCAGCGGGTCCAGGACACCTCCCGGGTCACCGAG AACCTTGGCCACATACTGCAGATGCTGGGGGGAGGTCAGACCCCAACCGCACGGGGCTCAGCTCTCGCCACCTGCACCACTGGGCACCGCCAG GTCCCTGGTGTGACTGAGGTGCCTGGCCTGGCCTGTAAGGCAAAGCCATCCcgccccatgatgctgcagg cccaaacctgccccgcagctGTTCTGCGGTCCCAGCTGAGGCACAGGAGCAAGACCCAGCGTGTGTCAACCCTGAGCCTGCTGGGAGAGCTGGCCCGCTCTGACA CTCCTGTAGCAAggcagaagctgccccagggggTGTTGGCCATGCAGCTGGTGTGCACCGACCCCAGCGTCCAG GTGCGGAGGGCAGTTCTGGAGTTCATGCGGGAACTGCTCAGCTCCAGCTCCCAGAGCTGCTGGCCATGGGATGTGGTGGCGCACATCTTCAGGGAGTACAGCCGGAGCTCGGGCAGACTg GCGGCAGGAGGCCTTTTTGCCTGGGAGCCCCAGGAGGACAGAGCTCTTCGAGCCCCGCACGTGGACATCCTGGGCTCGCTGGATGTCTCTCGGAGAGGAATGTCTCAA ctccagtgGCCCAGGCTGCTGCAGTACGTGGTGCCAGCCCAGTGCAGCGGCGTGCTGATCCCGCTGTCCCGCTGCCTGCGAGCCCTGCTGGAGAGACGGGAGAGAGCGGgatgtgaggaagaggaggaacccGATGCTGTGGACTCGCAGGAGCAGG GAAGAGCTGAGAGCTCCCTGGACTCTGCAGAGTGGGAGCAACATGTGCTTAAG CTTTTCCTGTACGAGGCTCTCGGGACAGCGCTGGCAGGTTGTCGGGACCTCAGCCATGTCCAAGGGCAGGTGCTGATGTTCCTCCAGGACACAGACTCTGTGGAGCTCTCTGAGACCCAG GGGATGATTTCTGTGGTGTCCCATGCTGCTGAGACCCACTTCAACCTGGTCTTGGACACAGTGACTGCTTTAACCAGAGACAGGTTTTATGAGACTTCCATGGGCTGGAAG caccgcactgtgatcatctgcagtgctcaaaaTCCTGTGGTttga
- the LOC136112142 gene encoding maestro heat-like repeat-containing protein family member 2B isoform X4, with product MRRMRALRALCPCVCPPSRASSPEDRDRATGTVPEAVDTFVAIGTSRLKQLQDHEGERVDTYRELERALQGEDGCLPSGVVNRLITEALGDLRAAQGVMDDVKMATSDFLVALAHSHFYFVMAELQSHLKVVGKVPDEAVLVTLGKMAGSYALRCVPFAGATLLALRRTLSWAGSGRTLRTICGVLERWSEAITVYLCSQKRRPFPRSRAAQLCGDIYPLFHHAVVNWLGCKEERDNRAVLGVVAAVVGVLVCEQRHCQRAREQLLWLLCQHQRVQDTSRVTENLGHILQMLGGGQTPTARGSALATCTTGHRQVPGVTEVPGLACKAKPSRPMMLQAQTCPAAVLRSQLRHRSKTQRVSTLSLLGELARSDTPVARQKLPQGVLAMQLVCTDPSVQVRRAVLEFMRELLSSSSQSCWPWDVVAHIFREYSRSSGRLAAGGLFAWEPQEDRALRAPHVDILGSLDVSRRGMSQLQWPRLLQYVVPAQCSGVLIPLSRCLRALLERRERAGCEEEEEPDAVDSQEQARLPAPQALLAGPLVLAAAPHTSSGHAVAALQLLQALQGWIRGALGTVWATEIPLLLQHLPGRAESSLDSAEWEQHVLKFLRASLEPIEDETWTVGLSQQLSRQLGSSAPGSWEKVFLLPHTGTLPTPAVFTASPPNCASPVLPRPGTAASLACSGGSRLFLYEALGTALAGCRDLSHVQGQVLMFLQDTDSVELSETQGMISVVSHAAETHFNLVLDTVTALTRDRFYETSMGWKNSV from the exons ATGAGGAGGATGAGGGCGCTCCGAG cTCTCTGTCCATGCGTGTGTCCCCCGTCCAGAgcctccagtcctgaggacagagaCCGGGCAACCGGAACTGTCCCTGAGGCTGTCGACACCTTTGTGGCCATTGGGACATCTCGGCTGAAACAGCTGCAGGACCATGAG GGCGAGCGGGTGGACACGTACCGGGAGCTGGAGCGTGCCTTGCAGGGAGAGGATGGCTGCTTGCCCAGTGGTGTCGTGAACCGCCTCATCACAGAGGCCTTGGGTGACCTGCGAGCAGCCCAG GGTGTGATGGATGATGTGAAGATGGCCACCAGTGACTTCTTGGTGGCTCTGGCCCACTCCCACTTCTATTTCGTCATGGCTGAGCTGCAGAGCCACCTGAAGGTGGTGGGGAAGGTCCCTGATGAGGCTGTGCTCGTCACCTTGGGCAAGATGGCTGGCAGCTATG CCCTGCGCTGTGTCCCCTTCGCGGGAGCGACGCTGCTGGCCCTGCGCAGGACACTGAGCTGGGCGGGGAGCGGCCGGACCCTGCGCACCATCTGCGGGG TTCTGGAGCGATGGTCCGAGGCCATCACCGTGTACTTGTGCAGCCAGAAGCGCCGCCCCTTTCCTCGCAGCAGGGCAGCACAGCTCTGTGGAGACATTTACCCGCTCTTCCATCACGCGGTGGTAAATTGGCTGGGCTGCAAGGAAGAACGG gatAACCGGGCTGTCCTGGGTGTGGTGGCTGCCGTGGTTGGTGTCCTTGTGTGtgagcagcggcactgccagcgtgcccgggagcagctcctctggctcCTGTGCCAGCACCAGCGGGTCCAGGACACCTCCCGGGTCACCGAG AACCTTGGCCACATACTGCAGATGCTGGGGGGAGGTCAGACCCCAACCGCACGGGGCTCAGCTCTCGCCACCTGCACCACTGGGCACCGCCAG GTCCCTGGTGTGACTGAGGTGCCTGGCCTGGCCTGTAAGGCAAAGCCATCCcgccccatgatgctgcagg cccaaacctgccccgcagctGTTCTGCGGTCCCAGCTGAGGCACAGGAGCAAGACCCAGCGTGTGTCAACCCTGAGCCTGCTGGGAGAGCTGGCCCGCTCTGACA CTCCTGTAGCAAggcagaagctgccccagggggTGTTGGCCATGCAGCTGGTGTGCACCGACCCCAGCGTCCAG GTGCGGAGGGCAGTTCTGGAGTTCATGCGGGAACTGCTCAGCTCCAGCTCCCAGAGCTGCTGGCCATGGGATGTGGTGGCGCACATCTTCAGGGAGTACAGCCGGAGCTCGGGCAGACTg GCGGCAGGAGGCCTTTTTGCCTGGGAGCCCCAGGAGGACAGAGCTCTTCGAGCCCCGCACGTGGACATCCTGGGCTCGCTGGATGTCTCTCGGAGAGGAATGTCTCAA ctccagtgGCCCAGGCTGCTGCAGTACGTGGTGCCAGCCCAGTGCAGCGGCGTGCTGATCCCGCTGTCCCGCTGCCTGCGAGCCCTGCTGGAGAGACGGGAGAGAGCGGgatgtgaggaagaggaggaacccGATGCTGTGGACTCGCAGGAGCAGG CCCGGCTGCCGGCTCCCCAGGCGCTGCTGGCTGGACCGCTG gtgctggcagcagctcctcacaccAGCAGTGGCCACGCAGTCGCCGCTTTGCAGCTGCTGCAGGCCCTGCAGGGCTGGATCCGcggggccttggggacagtgtgggCCACCGAGATCcccctcctgctgcagcacctgccAG GAAGAGCTGAGAGCTCCCTGGACTCTGCAGAGTGGGAGCAACATGTGCTTAAG TTCCTGCGAGCGTCCCTGGAGCCCATTGAGGACGAGACCTGGACCGTGGGCCTGAGCCAGCAGCTGAGCCGgcagctgggcagctctgccccCGGCTCCTGGGAGAAGGTTTTTCTCCTGCCCCACACTGGGACTCTGCCCACACCGGCAGTTTTCACTGCTTCACCCCCAAACTGCGCTTCCCCCGTGCTGCCCCGGCCTGGCACTGCGGCCAGTCTCGCCTGCTCCGGGGGCAGTCGG CTTTTCCTGTACGAGGCTCTCGGGACAGCGCTGGCAGGTTGTCGGGACCTCAGCCATGTCCAAGGGCAGGTGCTGATGTTCCTCCAGGACACAGACTCTGTGGAGCTCTCTGAGACCCAG GGGATGATTTCTGTGGTGTCCCATGCTGCTGAGACCCACTTCAACCTGGTCTTGGACACAGTGACTGCTTTAACCAGAGACAGGTTTTATGAGACTTCCATGGGCTGGAAG aatagtgtgtaa
- the LOC136112142 gene encoding maestro heat-like repeat-containing protein family member 2B isoform X7 has product MRRMRALRALCPCVCPPSRASSPEDRDRATGTVPEAVDTFVAIGTSRLKQLQDHEGERVDTYRELERALQGEDGCLPSGVVNRLITEALGDLRAAQGVMDDVKMATSDFLVALAHSHFYFVMAELQSHLKVVGKVPDEAVLVTLGKMAGSYALRCVPFAGATLLALRRTLSWAGSGRTLRTICGVLERWSEAITVYLCSQKRRPFPRSRAAQLCGDIYPLFHHAVVNWLGCKEERDNRAVLGVVAAVVGVLVCEQRHCQRAREQLLWLLCQHQRVQDTSRVTENLGHILQMLGGGQTPTARGSALATCTTGHRQVPGVTEVPGLACKAKPSRPMMLQAQTCPAAVLRSQLRHRSKTQRVSTLSLLGELARSDTPVARQKLPQGVLAMQLVCTDPSVQVRRAVLEFMRELLSSSSQSCWPWDVVAHIFREYSRSSGRLAAGGLFAWEPQEDRALRAPHVDILGSLDVSRRGMSQLQWPRLLQYVVPAQCSGVLIPLSRCLRALLERRERAGCEEEEEPDAVDSQEQGRAESSLDSAEWEQHVLKFLRASLEPIEDETWTVGLSQQLSRQLGSSAPGSWEKVFLLPHTGTLPTPAVFTASPPNCASPVLPRPGTAASLACSGGSRLFLYEALGTALAGCRDLSHVQGQVLMFLQDTDSVELSETQGMISVVSHAAETHFNLVLDTVTALTRDRFYETSMGWKHRTVIICSAQNPVV; this is encoded by the exons ATGAGGAGGATGAGGGCGCTCCGAG cTCTCTGTCCATGCGTGTGTCCCCCGTCCAGAgcctccagtcctgaggacagagaCCGGGCAACCGGAACTGTCCCTGAGGCTGTCGACACCTTTGTGGCCATTGGGACATCTCGGCTGAAACAGCTGCAGGACCATGAG GGCGAGCGGGTGGACACGTACCGGGAGCTGGAGCGTGCCTTGCAGGGAGAGGATGGCTGCTTGCCCAGTGGTGTCGTGAACCGCCTCATCACAGAGGCCTTGGGTGACCTGCGAGCAGCCCAG GGTGTGATGGATGATGTGAAGATGGCCACCAGTGACTTCTTGGTGGCTCTGGCCCACTCCCACTTCTATTTCGTCATGGCTGAGCTGCAGAGCCACCTGAAGGTGGTGGGGAAGGTCCCTGATGAGGCTGTGCTCGTCACCTTGGGCAAGATGGCTGGCAGCTATG CCCTGCGCTGTGTCCCCTTCGCGGGAGCGACGCTGCTGGCCCTGCGCAGGACACTGAGCTGGGCGGGGAGCGGCCGGACCCTGCGCACCATCTGCGGGG TTCTGGAGCGATGGTCCGAGGCCATCACCGTGTACTTGTGCAGCCAGAAGCGCCGCCCCTTTCCTCGCAGCAGGGCAGCACAGCTCTGTGGAGACATTTACCCGCTCTTCCATCACGCGGTGGTAAATTGGCTGGGCTGCAAGGAAGAACGG gatAACCGGGCTGTCCTGGGTGTGGTGGCTGCCGTGGTTGGTGTCCTTGTGTGtgagcagcggcactgccagcgtgcccgggagcagctcctctggctcCTGTGCCAGCACCAGCGGGTCCAGGACACCTCCCGGGTCACCGAG AACCTTGGCCACATACTGCAGATGCTGGGGGGAGGTCAGACCCCAACCGCACGGGGCTCAGCTCTCGCCACCTGCACCACTGGGCACCGCCAG GTCCCTGGTGTGACTGAGGTGCCTGGCCTGGCCTGTAAGGCAAAGCCATCCcgccccatgatgctgcagg cccaaacctgccccgcagctGTTCTGCGGTCCCAGCTGAGGCACAGGAGCAAGACCCAGCGTGTGTCAACCCTGAGCCTGCTGGGAGAGCTGGCCCGCTCTGACA CTCCTGTAGCAAggcagaagctgccccagggggTGTTGGCCATGCAGCTGGTGTGCACCGACCCCAGCGTCCAG GTGCGGAGGGCAGTTCTGGAGTTCATGCGGGAACTGCTCAGCTCCAGCTCCCAGAGCTGCTGGCCATGGGATGTGGTGGCGCACATCTTCAGGGAGTACAGCCGGAGCTCGGGCAGACTg GCGGCAGGAGGCCTTTTTGCCTGGGAGCCCCAGGAGGACAGAGCTCTTCGAGCCCCGCACGTGGACATCCTGGGCTCGCTGGATGTCTCTCGGAGAGGAATGTCTCAA ctccagtgGCCCAGGCTGCTGCAGTACGTGGTGCCAGCCCAGTGCAGCGGCGTGCTGATCCCGCTGTCCCGCTGCCTGCGAGCCCTGCTGGAGAGACGGGAGAGAGCGGgatgtgaggaagaggaggaacccGATGCTGTGGACTCGCAGGAGCAGG GAAGAGCTGAGAGCTCCCTGGACTCTGCAGAGTGGGAGCAACATGTGCTTAAG TTCCTGCGAGCGTCCCTGGAGCCCATTGAGGACGAGACCTGGACCGTGGGCCTGAGCCAGCAGCTGAGCCGgcagctgggcagctctgccccCGGCTCCTGGGAGAAGGTTTTTCTCCTGCCCCACACTGGGACTCTGCCCACACCGGCAGTTTTCACTGCTTCACCCCCAAACTGCGCTTCCCCCGTGCTGCCCCGGCCTGGCACTGCGGCCAGTCTCGCCTGCTCCGGGGGCAGTCGG CTTTTCCTGTACGAGGCTCTCGGGACAGCGCTGGCAGGTTGTCGGGACCTCAGCCATGTCCAAGGGCAGGTGCTGATGTTCCTCCAGGACACAGACTCTGTGGAGCTCTCTGAGACCCAG GGGATGATTTCTGTGGTGTCCCATGCTGCTGAGACCCACTTCAACCTGGTCTTGGACACAGTGACTGCTTTAACCAGAGACAGGTTTTATGAGACTTCCATGGGCTGGAAG caccgcactgtgatcatctgcagtgctcaaaaTCCTGTGGTttga
- the LOC136112142 gene encoding maestro heat-like repeat-containing protein family member 2B isoform X8: protein MRRMRALRALCPCVCPPSRASSPEDRDRATGTVPEAVDTFVAIGTSRLKQLQDHEGERVDTYRELERALQGEDGCLPSGVVNRLITEALGDLRAAQGVMDDVKMATSDFLVALAHSHFYFVMAELQSHLKVVGKVPDEAVLVTLGKMAGSYALRCVPFAGATLLALRRTLSWAGSGRTLRTICGVLERWSEAITVYLCSQKRRPFPRSRAAQLCGDIYPLFHHAVVNWLGCKEERDNRAVLGVVAAVVGVLVCEQRHCQRAREQLLWLLCQHQRVQDTSRVTENLGHILQMLGGGQTPTARGSALATCTTGHRQVPGVTEVPGLACKAKPSRPMMLQAQTCPAAVLRSQLRHRSKTQRVSTLSLLGELARSDTPVARQKLPQGVLAMQLVCTDPSVQVRRAVLEFMRELLSSSSQSCWPWDVVAHIFREYSRSSGRLAAGGLFAWEPQEDRALRAPHVDILGSLDVSRRGMSQLQWPRLLQYVVPAQCSGVLIPLSRCLRALLERRERAGCEEEEEPDAVDSQEQARLPAPQALLAGPLVLAAAPHTSSGHAVAALQLLQALQGWIRGALGTVWATEIPLLLQHLPGRAESSLDSAEWEQHVLKLFLYEALGTALAGCRDLSHVQGQVLMFLQDTDSVELSETQGMISVVSHAAETHFNLVLDTVTALTRDRFYETSMGWKHRTVIICSAQNPVV, encoded by the exons ATGAGGAGGATGAGGGCGCTCCGAG cTCTCTGTCCATGCGTGTGTCCCCCGTCCAGAgcctccagtcctgaggacagagaCCGGGCAACCGGAACTGTCCCTGAGGCTGTCGACACCTTTGTGGCCATTGGGACATCTCGGCTGAAACAGCTGCAGGACCATGAG GGCGAGCGGGTGGACACGTACCGGGAGCTGGAGCGTGCCTTGCAGGGAGAGGATGGCTGCTTGCCCAGTGGTGTCGTGAACCGCCTCATCACAGAGGCCTTGGGTGACCTGCGAGCAGCCCAG GGTGTGATGGATGATGTGAAGATGGCCACCAGTGACTTCTTGGTGGCTCTGGCCCACTCCCACTTCTATTTCGTCATGGCTGAGCTGCAGAGCCACCTGAAGGTGGTGGGGAAGGTCCCTGATGAGGCTGTGCTCGTCACCTTGGGCAAGATGGCTGGCAGCTATG CCCTGCGCTGTGTCCCCTTCGCGGGAGCGACGCTGCTGGCCCTGCGCAGGACACTGAGCTGGGCGGGGAGCGGCCGGACCCTGCGCACCATCTGCGGGG TTCTGGAGCGATGGTCCGAGGCCATCACCGTGTACTTGTGCAGCCAGAAGCGCCGCCCCTTTCCTCGCAGCAGGGCAGCACAGCTCTGTGGAGACATTTACCCGCTCTTCCATCACGCGGTGGTAAATTGGCTGGGCTGCAAGGAAGAACGG gatAACCGGGCTGTCCTGGGTGTGGTGGCTGCCGTGGTTGGTGTCCTTGTGTGtgagcagcggcactgccagcgtgcccgggagcagctcctctggctcCTGTGCCAGCACCAGCGGGTCCAGGACACCTCCCGGGTCACCGAG AACCTTGGCCACATACTGCAGATGCTGGGGGGAGGTCAGACCCCAACCGCACGGGGCTCAGCTCTCGCCACCTGCACCACTGGGCACCGCCAG GTCCCTGGTGTGACTGAGGTGCCTGGCCTGGCCTGTAAGGCAAAGCCATCCcgccccatgatgctgcagg cccaaacctgccccgcagctGTTCTGCGGTCCCAGCTGAGGCACAGGAGCAAGACCCAGCGTGTGTCAACCCTGAGCCTGCTGGGAGAGCTGGCCCGCTCTGACA CTCCTGTAGCAAggcagaagctgccccagggggTGTTGGCCATGCAGCTGGTGTGCACCGACCCCAGCGTCCAG GTGCGGAGGGCAGTTCTGGAGTTCATGCGGGAACTGCTCAGCTCCAGCTCCCAGAGCTGCTGGCCATGGGATGTGGTGGCGCACATCTTCAGGGAGTACAGCCGGAGCTCGGGCAGACTg GCGGCAGGAGGCCTTTTTGCCTGGGAGCCCCAGGAGGACAGAGCTCTTCGAGCCCCGCACGTGGACATCCTGGGCTCGCTGGATGTCTCTCGGAGAGGAATGTCTCAA ctccagtgGCCCAGGCTGCTGCAGTACGTGGTGCCAGCCCAGTGCAGCGGCGTGCTGATCCCGCTGTCCCGCTGCCTGCGAGCCCTGCTGGAGAGACGGGAGAGAGCGGgatgtgaggaagaggaggaacccGATGCTGTGGACTCGCAGGAGCAGG CCCGGCTGCCGGCTCCCCAGGCGCTGCTGGCTGGACCGCTG gtgctggcagcagctcctcacaccAGCAGTGGCCACGCAGTCGCCGCTTTGCAGCTGCTGCAGGCCCTGCAGGGCTGGATCCGcggggccttggggacagtgtgggCCACCGAGATCcccctcctgctgcagcacctgccAG GAAGAGCTGAGAGCTCCCTGGACTCTGCAGAGTGGGAGCAACATGTGCTTAAG CTTTTCCTGTACGAGGCTCTCGGGACAGCGCTGGCAGGTTGTCGGGACCTCAGCCATGTCCAAGGGCAGGTGCTGATGTTCCTCCAGGACACAGACTCTGTGGAGCTCTCTGAGACCCAG GGGATGATTTCTGTGGTGTCCCATGCTGCTGAGACCCACTTCAACCTGGTCTTGGACACAGTGACTGCTTTAACCAGAGACAGGTTTTATGAGACTTCCATGGGCTGGAAG caccgcactgtgatcatctgcagtgctcaaaaTCCTGTGGTttga
- the LOC136112142 gene encoding maestro heat-like repeat-containing protein family member 2B isoform X5 codes for MRRMRALRALCPCVCPPSRASSPEDRDRATGTVPEAVDTFVAIGTSRLKQLQDHEGERVDTYRELERALQGEDGCLPSGVVNRLITEALGDLRAAQGVMDDVKMATSDFLVALAHSHFYFVMAELQSHLKVVGKVPDEAVLVTLGKMAGSYALRCVPFAGATLLALRRTLSWAGSGRTLRTICGVLERWSEAITVYLCSQKRRPFPRSRAAQLCGDIYPLFHHAVVNWLGCKEERDNRAVLGVVAAVVGVLVCEQRHCQRAREQLLWLLCQHQRVQDTSRVTENLGHILQMLGGGQTPTARGSALATCTTGHRQVPGVTEVPGLACKAKPSRPMMLQAPVARQKLPQGVLAMQLVCTDPSVQVRRAVLEFMRELLSSSSQSCWPWDVVAHIFREYSRSSGRLAAGGLFAWEPQEDRALRAPHVDILGSLDVSRRGMSQLQWPRLLQYVVPAQCSGVLIPLSRCLRALLERRERAGCEEEEEPDAVDSQEQARLPAPQALLAGPLVLAAAPHTSSGHAVAALQLLQALQGWIRGALGTVWATEIPLLLQHLPGRAESSLDSAEWEQHVLKFLRASLEPIEDETWTVGLSQQLSRQLGSSAPGSWEKVFLLPHTGTLPTPAVFTASPPNCASPVLPRPGTAASLACSGGSRLFLYEALGTALAGCRDLSHVQGQVLMFLQDTDSVELSETQGMISVVSHAAETHFNLVLDTVTALTRDRFYETSMGWKHRTVIICSAQNPVV; via the exons ATGAGGAGGATGAGGGCGCTCCGAG cTCTCTGTCCATGCGTGTGTCCCCCGTCCAGAgcctccagtcctgaggacagagaCCGGGCAACCGGAACTGTCCCTGAGGCTGTCGACACCTTTGTGGCCATTGGGACATCTCGGCTGAAACAGCTGCAGGACCATGAG GGCGAGCGGGTGGACACGTACCGGGAGCTGGAGCGTGCCTTGCAGGGAGAGGATGGCTGCTTGCCCAGTGGTGTCGTGAACCGCCTCATCACAGAGGCCTTGGGTGACCTGCGAGCAGCCCAG GGTGTGATGGATGATGTGAAGATGGCCACCAGTGACTTCTTGGTGGCTCTGGCCCACTCCCACTTCTATTTCGTCATGGCTGAGCTGCAGAGCCACCTGAAGGTGGTGGGGAAGGTCCCTGATGAGGCTGTGCTCGTCACCTTGGGCAAGATGGCTGGCAGCTATG CCCTGCGCTGTGTCCCCTTCGCGGGAGCGACGCTGCTGGCCCTGCGCAGGACACTGAGCTGGGCGGGGAGCGGCCGGACCCTGCGCACCATCTGCGGGG TTCTGGAGCGATGGTCCGAGGCCATCACCGTGTACTTGTGCAGCCAGAAGCGCCGCCCCTTTCCTCGCAGCAGGGCAGCACAGCTCTGTGGAGACATTTACCCGCTCTTCCATCACGCGGTGGTAAATTGGCTGGGCTGCAAGGAAGAACGG gatAACCGGGCTGTCCTGGGTGTGGTGGCTGCCGTGGTTGGTGTCCTTGTGTGtgagcagcggcactgccagcgtgcccgggagcagctcctctggctcCTGTGCCAGCACCAGCGGGTCCAGGACACCTCCCGGGTCACCGAG AACCTTGGCCACATACTGCAGATGCTGGGGGGAGGTCAGACCCCAACCGCACGGGGCTCAGCTCTCGCCACCTGCACCACTGGGCACCGCCAG GTCCCTGGTGTGACTGAGGTGCCTGGCCTGGCCTGTAAGGCAAAGCCATCCcgccccatgatgctgcagg CTCCTGTAGCAAggcagaagctgccccagggggTGTTGGCCATGCAGCTGGTGTGCACCGACCCCAGCGTCCAG GTGCGGAGGGCAGTTCTGGAGTTCATGCGGGAACTGCTCAGCTCCAGCTCCCAGAGCTGCTGGCCATGGGATGTGGTGGCGCACATCTTCAGGGAGTACAGCCGGAGCTCGGGCAGACTg GCGGCAGGAGGCCTTTTTGCCTGGGAGCCCCAGGAGGACAGAGCTCTTCGAGCCCCGCACGTGGACATCCTGGGCTCGCTGGATGTCTCTCGGAGAGGAATGTCTCAA ctccagtgGCCCAGGCTGCTGCAGTACGTGGTGCCAGCCCAGTGCAGCGGCGTGCTGATCCCGCTGTCCCGCTGCCTGCGAGCCCTGCTGGAGAGACGGGAGAGAGCGGgatgtgaggaagaggaggaacccGATGCTGTGGACTCGCAGGAGCAGG CCCGGCTGCCGGCTCCCCAGGCGCTGCTGGCTGGACCGCTG gtgctggcagcagctcctcacaccAGCAGTGGCCACGCAGTCGCCGCTTTGCAGCTGCTGCAGGCCCTGCAGGGCTGGATCCGcggggccttggggacagtgtgggCCACCGAGATCcccctcctgctgcagcacctgccAG GAAGAGCTGAGAGCTCCCTGGACTCTGCAGAGTGGGAGCAACATGTGCTTAAG TTCCTGCGAGCGTCCCTGGAGCCCATTGAGGACGAGACCTGGACCGTGGGCCTGAGCCAGCAGCTGAGCCGgcagctgggcagctctgccccCGGCTCCTGGGAGAAGGTTTTTCTCCTGCCCCACACTGGGACTCTGCCCACACCGGCAGTTTTCACTGCTTCACCCCCAAACTGCGCTTCCCCCGTGCTGCCCCGGCCTGGCACTGCGGCCAGTCTCGCCTGCTCCGGGGGCAGTCGG CTTTTCCTGTACGAGGCTCTCGGGACAGCGCTGGCAGGTTGTCGGGACCTCAGCCATGTCCAAGGGCAGGTGCTGATGTTCCTCCAGGACACAGACTCTGTGGAGCTCTCTGAGACCCAG GGGATGATTTCTGTGGTGTCCCATGCTGCTGAGACCCACTTCAACCTGGTCTTGGACACAGTGACTGCTTTAACCAGAGACAGGTTTTATGAGACTTCCATGGGCTGGAAG caccgcactgtgatcatctgcagtgctcaaaaTCCTGTGGTttga